DNA from Rosa rugosa chromosome 6, drRosRugo1.1, whole genome shotgun sequence:
TATCTTTACTCACTGTGATGTCCCCAAATATAAGTTGCATTGTAATGCCCTTTCTGTACTTTTCTGTTGCTCCGTAATGCCAGCCAGTAATGGTTTATATCcttttgttttggtttctgTTCACCCAACTACTGCATAGTTCCATGTATCTGGCTAAGCTTTGCTGCATCAACTTTTTTGTTTCATTGGTATCTTCATGCATTCAACTTGGACTGATGCTTCTAGTTCAATGGTTCTAGCTGTTCTTGCTTCAACTTCGATTTCTCTTCCCTCATcttcttttttacttttatttttattttattagacTCTCCTCTCCATTTGCCAATATTCTGATTTGCACTTTATTCTGAGCGCCTTATATTTTGAACCCAGGGACCACACCTTCTAGCTCCAACTGGAAGTGACCTTCAGCGTTATGGCCTAGAGGGTACTGTCTTTGCAGGATATCACTATGACCTGAACTTTTTAACTATTCATGGCCGAAGTAGATTCCCAGGGCTTAATATCTGGCTAAGAAATGGGCAAAAAGTTGAAGTGAAGGTTCCTGTCGGATGTCTGCTTATTCAGACCGGAAAGCAGGTAACAATATCTGCGACAATTGTGCTTAATGATGATTCAAAATAAAAGTTATGCACATATTAtggtaaaaaataaaatagaacacACTTTTGAAGCTTAAGAGTTCTCTAACTGCAAGGtgatatgattttttttaattttatttttatttttttatagctGTTAAGCTGGTTGGCTATGGAGATTTGTgcttacacacacacacacattatgcTTGGATGTATTTACACATTACTCAATGTGCAGATAGAATGGTTAACTGGTGGAGATTGCATAGCTGGAATGCATGAAGTTGTTGTAACAGACAGGACAACTGATGCAATCAAACTAGCAAGGGAGCAAAATCGCATCTTATGGAGAGTATCTTCTACTGTGAGTATATCCAGTAATTATTGTCATAGTTACCTTTTTTGCTCTTTTATTTTTAGTTGGTATATTAATCAGattaataccaaaaaaaaaaaaaaaacaaaggttcTAAGTTCCTCTTGTGCTTATGTGTGACATTTTTTTGCCATGTAGTTGTTTGGCCACATAGCATCTGATGCTGTCTTGAAGCCCTTAGGCCACTTTGCCGATTCACCACTTGCGAGTAAATATCCGCCCATTTATGCAGGGGAGTTTGTTGAACAAGAGCTTTCCGTAATCAATCTCAAAGGAAACAAAGGACAACTTTGAGAACTTGTAAAAGGGACTTGTTATCCAAACAGCATCATGTGGAGGCCTTTCAGGATGACATTGACATGAGTTGGAATAAAGGAGGTTGAAATGATTAACTGTGATTTTAGAACAAGCATGGATTACAAAATTGTATTGAGTCAGTGTTTATATCTATGAAACATTTAAGCGAAGAAATTGATCTTCACGGATCCTTAAATTGTCATAATGATATTTATGAATGAACTAAGTTTGGATCTTTCTTGGTTGATTCTATGTTGACTTTTTATCTTAAATTGGTGTACTTTGCCATAGATTTTGCTGTGATTCAAAACTAAAGATGCCTAATTGATATAAATCAGATATTTCTATGAACTTTTGCTTACAGAATAGCGAGCTGCcaattttgtttttcaaattaTGCTTTTTGTCCATGTGGAGTATTAAGCTCTAATTTTGTAGATTTATACGTATATTGTTGGCTATGCCGATAGGCCATCTTTCCTTCAGTAAGGTTGATTCAATGTTTGAGTTAGATCAGTTAAAATGCTGAGAAAGTTCTAAATTCATGGTTTGTTTAGTTAGGTCCAAATGTTAGTCTCTTTAGTCTTTTAGACCATCACTTTGGGCAATTTTGAAAGGTATAGGAGGGTTGCTGAACAATCTTTAGTTCTTTACATATTCATTTGTTAATACTTGAAAAGTTCAAAGGGTCATGAAGGTTATGTTTAACAACTGCTCTACTAGCACACCGAATGTATTTTTGTCCGGTTTCCGTTTACAGATCAGATCTGAAGCAGAGATGGGAATAATGGCATCATAGGTGTGACCTCTGGGTAGGATGGAAGTGCGTGGTGCATGGACCTCATTGATCATCTCCTATATATTCGATTTCAGATCCCCATTCTCTGTAACATTTCAGCATAATTAGTCAGTCACAGTTCAAATCGAAGATGAGGCACACTAGAAGCTCTAAGGTTCTTGCAACTTTTGTGCTTATGTTAGTGATGACAGGTTTGGTGGTGCATGGTCAAAGCACTACTTGTACTGTTACCTTCTTTTCATCACTAATTCAGCTAATACCTTGTAGACCAGCAGTGGTTCCTTTTAGCCCCATCCCACCAAGTGAGGCTTGCTGCACTGCACTTAGAACTTTAGGCCAGTCTTGCCTTTGTGTGCTTGTCAATGGCCCTCCGATCTCTGGCGTTGATCGCAACTTGGCAATTCAGCTCCCGGAGAAGTGCAATGCCAACTTTGAACCATGTAACTGATCTCTTCTAGCTCCTATCTCCCACTTTTGTCTCCGGTATTTGACCCAAGAAGTGTTTAGACATTATATATCATTGTGCACATAATGCTATTGTCCCGAAAATTAATGTATAACTGATCAATctggtttctttttgtttgttgcAGGTTCAATTATGAAATAGAAGTTGAGGCATAGAGCTGGGGAGTATTAGTTCTGGAATAAGTCTGTCTTTTAGAGTTATAGGAATCCATCCTTTTGATTTTGTAATATTTAGATAATAAAAAGCTGTCTGTTGAGACTTTAAGCTTTGATTTGAGATATGTATTCTGTTATAGTTTGAATGTTTGATTGTGTTGTAATGGATTGCTAGTTTAATAATGGAGTATTTGCAATGACATTGATTTCTCTCTGTCATTACTACATTTCCATCTCCTAGCTTGTTATAATATGTAGCAGCAGTCACATTTGACTCTTACAATTGAAAGGTAGAATTTTGATGGATGTACTCAATTCTTAACAGTAttggcttttttctttttcctttttcctccAGACAAGGCCTTTCTAGTCCATGATCGAGCTTATAATTTGCTTTCAATGAAAATTGACGTGCTGTTTTAATCTTGGGCAATATTGGGGGGCTTGACTAAAGCCACCCGACAACTTGAACTTTACTAGCTAGTAGTCTGTCTTGTATGAACTGCAGTGTGTCACGATCAATCTGTAAGATATTTGGGGACCAAAATTTGACTGTAATTCGGTTCAGTTCACTTGATCACTCGGTGACCAAAACACCTCAATATTAAAATAAAGGTAGCTCCTAGCATTACCGTCCCTCCTGATCACATGAAAATTCAGACTGTTTGAACATTACACACATATAGGACATGAATTCTGAATGGTGACAGATCCAACACTTTGCTCCAAGTTCCTTCAACTGAATAGGTGAGCAAGTGAAAAGCAGCCTTTGTTTTTACTATTAATACAAGTGCAGTGTGATGTTGCACTGAAGTTGATCACATTCTTGTTAGTTAGCCATGACTGATTTACAGTACTACCTCCTCTGCTCCGTCCTCTGTTTTCTCTCCACCATCTTCATCAAATCCTTGTTCACCAAACCTTCGACCAACAACCCTCCAAGCCCGCCGGCTCTACCAGTCATCGGTCACCTCCACCTCCTCACTTCCTCCTTATCCCAATCATtacacaaactctccaccaagTACGGCCCTCTCCTCCTCGTCCGGTTCGGCGCCTCTCGGATGCTCGTAGTTTCATCTGCCTCCATGGCCGCCGAAATCTTCAAAACACATGACCTCACTTTTGCTTCTCGACCCTCTTTTGCTTTTGCCGACGACTTGCCCTACAAAAACTTGGGTTTCTTTGCCACCCCATATGGTGACTACTGGAGGTTCATGAAGAAGCTCTGCATGACGGAACTGCTCTCTCCCAAGCAGATTGAACGGTCACGTTCCATCCGGCAGGGAGAGATTGCAAGGTtcttgaagaagatgatggagtGTGCTGAGAGAAAACAGAGGGTTGATGTGGGTGCTGAGCTTATGAGGCTCACAAACAACAGTATATGCAGGCATGCTCTTCACTCCCAAATACTATAAGCTATGCTTTAGGACACTAATATTAAATATTTAATAAATTGCATGCAGGATGGCCATGAGCACCAGTTGCTCAGAGAATGGTGATGAAGCTGAGAAAATCAGGGAATTGGTGAAGGAATCATTTGAACTGGCCGCAAAGGTATGTTTTGGGGATGTGTTGGGTCCGCTGAAGAGAGTGGGATTCTGGGTTTATGGAAAGCAGCTCATAGATGTGACCATGGGGTATGATAGGCTTTTAGAGGGGATGCTGAAGCAGCATGAagagagagcagagagagaggGCTGGGATAGAGAAGACAAGGACTTGATGGATATTCTATTGAAGGCATATCAGGATGATCAAGCTGAGGTTCAGATTACCAGAACTCACGTCAAGGCTTTCTTGCTTGTAAGTCATTTCAATCTCTTTCCTTCTTACACCGCAATTCATTCACACTTTCAAAGTACTCAATTACGGAATTACCTATCTACGATGAACTTTGAACGTACTCTAATGAAAATGCTTCGATCAAGAGGTAGATTAGTGCTTCAAATTCACAGTCCTCAATTACCTATCATTTAATCAATTATGTGCATGCAACTCTAAAGAGGTGGCCTTTTTCAAAGCGTAGTTGACCATATAGTTTCAGTTAGCATGCTAGAT
Protein-coding regions in this window:
- the LOC133715337 gene encoding cytochrome P450 705A12-like, translated to MTDLQYYLLCSVLCFLSTIFIKSLFTKPSTNNPPSPPALPVIGHLHLLTSSLSQSLHKLSTKYGPLLLVRFGASRMLVVSSASMAAEIFKTHDLTFASRPSFAFADDLPYKNLGFFATPYGDYWRFMKKLCMTELLSPKQIERSRSIRQGEIARFLKKMMECAERKQRVDVGAELMRLTNNSICRMAMSTSCSENGDEAEKIRELVKESFELAAKVCFGDVLGPLKRVGFWVYGKQLIDVTMGYDRLLEGMLKQHEERAEREGWDREDKDLMDILLKAYQDDQAEVQITRTHVKAFLLDLFIGGTATTAEAMQWGVAELINHPDIFNKVREEMKTVVGSRLVEESDVANLPYLQAVIKETLRLHPPVPLSTRESRETCKIKEFDIPEKTSVAINQYAIMRDPELWDNPDEFRPERFSVSTKEKYESELDQNESKGHNFQYVPFGSGRRRCPGSNLATILLNTSIAAMVQCFDWKIGDGNEGRVNMEVGAGMSLPMAHPLVVLPVDHFNPFASSI
- the LOC133718112 gene encoding protein LIM1; the encoded protein is MRHTRSSKVLATFVLMLVMTGLVVHGQSTTCTVTFFSSLIQLIPCRPAVVPFSPIPPSEACCTALRTLGQSCLCVLVNGPPISGVDRNLAIQLPEKCNANFEPCN